From Aptenodytes patagonicus chromosome 1, bAptPat1.pri.cur, whole genome shotgun sequence, one genomic window encodes:
- the AQP11 gene encoding aquaporin-11, with product MAVGGVGASLLLMAGIMVTVGLCRRLTRRRLRSHQRLCAFVLEMFSTFQICACTNELCLLGNVEPKPHTALTLTYGFTVLHGLTLTGSTCNPCGTLQPMWGGGISVKMGGLKIGAQFMAAVLARMFMHFIWSLEMAEPHFGALSQSCGNPMQTTEMQAFCIELLFSVVFQLTILRVESVNPKYKVHLIALLITMLVYAGGNLTGAIFNPALAFSLHANCFYDKFLSYSLVYWIAPSLGTILVAFIWDEILPRIS from the exons ATGGCTGTCGGTGGGGTCGGGGCCTCGCTCCTGCTGATGGCCGGCATCATGGTAACAGTGGGGCTGTGCAGGAGATTAACCCGCCGCCGGCTGCGCTCCCACCAGCGCCTTTGCGCTTTCGTTTTGGAGATGTTTAGCACCTTCCAGATTTGCGCCTGCACTAACGAGCTCTGCCTGCTCGGCAATGTGGAGCCAAAGCCGCATACCGCCCTCACTCTCACCTACGGTTTCACCGTCCTGCACGGCTTGACTCTGACTGGCAGCACATGCAATCCCTGTGGCACTTTGCAGCCAATGTGGGGCGGTGGGATATCGGTCAAGATGGGTGGACTCAAGATCGGCGCTCAGTTCATGGCTGCAGTGCTTGCCAGAATGTTTATGCACTTTATCTGGAGCCTGGAGATGGCAGAGCCACATTTTGGAGCACTCTCACAGAGCTGCGGCAACCCCATGCAGACTACAGAGATGCAGGCGTTCTGCATAGAACTGCTCTTTTCTGTCGTCTTCCAGCTGACCATCCTGCGAGTGGAAAGTGTTAATCCCAAATACAAAGTCCATTTGATTGCTCTTCTCATCACCATGCTCGTGTATGCAg GTGGAAATCTCACAGGAGCAATATTTAACCCAGCATTGGCTTTTTCATTACATGCAAATTGTTTCTATGACAAATTTTTGAGCTACTCGCTAGTATATTGGATAGCACCATCCTTAG